One region of Prosthecobacter debontii genomic DNA includes:
- a CDS encoding TolC family protein: MLNPRACVCHPAESTSPQACKATTLAHCGEVPRLLFILALLPCLIVSGLRAQTFEETLGLQPSYLTMEEALHRVLEKSLDVRIEWLNWAIAEAQTQGAWGKFEPSYFLSSTWRESNLPQNALEYVQTGGFLVPLDEPNMFKQQSFLTQTGLEGRLPLGTQYRLFASLGEFRNDLNRQRPPAIFYPEYGAAVGVTLTQPLLRDFGPSVNLAEVRISRRNEAIADSQWEARLQRSIAEVMLDYYDLIFAMENLEVKREVVLFAQQLVRENQKRLEAGVLSPAEVQEAEVAVAVAREEVIAAMSFAVEKQRRLKSQILGSLEEGAGLIFLPRDALPIISPRTDRQQLLQTALARRPDHRAAIEEAEKQAIVVKYTRNQLLPRLDLQATLSANGLSGDRSGAFQEAFDRQGYDTQVGFQLSIPLGNRTARSSNAVAEHRQQQAILNIARSELNVSVELDTVIAQVKAARARLDTTKESMRLSQRLLETEQKRLGEGLARTFDVLKARNDLADASTRRIAALADYNKAATQLALISGILLERQGIRIDRSRQQPQAVKTEK; this comes from the coding sequence ATGCTGAATCCGCGTGCGTGTGTGTGTCATCCTGCGGAGAGCACCTCCCCCCAAGCTTGCAAAGCCACCACCCTGGCTCACTGTGGGGAGGTGCCACGCTTGCTCTTCATTCTCGCTCTCCTGCCTTGCCTGATTGTGTCGGGTTTGCGGGCTCAGACGTTTGAGGAGACGCTGGGACTGCAACCGAGCTATCTCACGATGGAGGAGGCTCTGCACCGAGTGCTGGAAAAAAGCCTGGATGTGCGCATCGAGTGGCTGAACTGGGCGATTGCTGAGGCCCAAACTCAAGGAGCCTGGGGAAAGTTTGAGCCGTCTTACTTTCTCAGTTCCACCTGGAGAGAATCCAACCTCCCGCAAAATGCTCTGGAGTATGTGCAGACGGGCGGCTTTCTGGTGCCGTTGGATGAGCCCAATATGTTCAAGCAACAGAGCTTCCTCACTCAAACGGGCCTTGAGGGTCGGCTGCCTCTAGGAACCCAATACAGGCTCTTTGCCAGCTTGGGTGAATTTCGCAATGATCTGAACCGTCAGCGTCCGCCTGCCATTTTTTATCCCGAGTATGGTGCGGCCGTCGGAGTGACACTCACCCAACCGCTGCTACGTGACTTTGGCCCAAGCGTGAATCTCGCTGAAGTGCGCATCAGCCGCCGCAACGAAGCCATTGCCGACAGTCAATGGGAGGCACGGCTACAGCGCAGCATCGCTGAGGTGATGTTGGACTATTACGATCTAATCTTTGCCATGGAGAATCTGGAGGTGAAACGAGAGGTCGTTCTCTTTGCTCAACAGTTGGTTCGCGAAAATCAAAAACGACTGGAGGCCGGAGTGCTCTCTCCAGCCGAGGTGCAAGAGGCAGAGGTCGCGGTCGCGGTCGCGCGCGAGGAAGTCATTGCGGCCATGAGCTTTGCCGTAGAGAAACAGCGCCGCTTAAAAAGCCAGATCCTTGGCTCCCTGGAGGAAGGGGCTGGCCTCATCTTTTTACCACGGGACGCGCTGCCCATCATCTCCCCTCGCACGGATCGCCAACAGCTTTTGCAAACCGCTTTGGCGCGCCGCCCCGATCATCGTGCCGCCATCGAGGAAGCTGAAAAGCAGGCCATCGTGGTGAAATACACACGCAATCAATTGCTCCCGCGCCTGGACCTCCAGGCCACGCTCTCCGCCAACGGCCTGAGCGGAGACCGCAGCGGAGCCTTTCAAGAAGCCTTCGACCGTCAGGGCTATGATACCCAGGTAGGCTTCCAGCTTAGCATCCCGCTTGGCAATCGAACGGCTCGATCTAGCAATGCCGTGGCCGAGCATCGCCAGCAGCAGGCGATCCTAAATATCGCGAGGTCCGAACTCAACGTGTCTGTGGAGCTGGATACGGTCATCGCTCAAGTGAAGGCAGCGCGGGCACGTCTAGACACCACCAAAGAATCCATGCGCTTGAGCCAACGCCTGCTGGAGACGGAGCAAAAACGGTTAGGCGAGGGACTAGCACGCACGTTCGACGTACTCAAAGCACGCAATGACCTCGCCGATGCCAGCACGCGCCGCATTGCAGCCTTGGCCGACTATAACAAGGCGGCCACGCAGCTGGCCCTCATCAGCGGCATTTTGCTCGAGCGTCAAGGCATTCGCATTGATCGCAGCCGCCAGCAGCCGCAGGCTGTGAAGACGGAGAAATAG
- the pstB gene encoding phosphate ABC transporter ATP-binding protein PstB — MTVSNPVAHLPSAIQVRNVDFYYGSKQTLFDINLDIPRNQATAFIGPSGCGKSTLLRCFNRMNDRVDGAAVRKGSIKIEGEDIHSPALDVVQLRRRVGMVFQKSNPFPRSIYENITYGLQIHGEKRKDYLDHVVEESLRGAALWDEVKDRLDQSAYGLSGGQQQRLCIARAIAVKPQVLLMDEPCSALDPIATARVEDLFHQLKEKYTLVIVTHNMQQAMRTADYTALFYLGKLVEYDETMHLFENPKEKLTDDYVRGRFG; from the coding sequence ATGACAGTTTCAAATCCCGTCGCACACCTGCCGAGCGCCATTCAGGTGCGGAATGTGGATTTCTATTATGGTAGCAAGCAGACGCTGTTCGACATCAATCTGGACATCCCGCGCAATCAGGCCACGGCGTTCATCGGACCCTCTGGCTGTGGTAAGTCCACCTTGCTGCGATGCTTCAATCGCATGAATGACCGGGTGGATGGGGCCGCCGTTCGGAAGGGCAGCATCAAGATCGAGGGGGAAGACATTCATAGCCCAGCGTTGGATGTGGTGCAGTTACGCCGCCGGGTGGGCATGGTGTTTCAAAAATCCAATCCCTTCCCGCGCAGCATTTACGAGAACATCACCTACGGTCTTCAGATTCACGGTGAAAAGCGGAAGGATTATCTCGACCATGTGGTGGAGGAAAGTCTTCGTGGAGCGGCTCTCTGGGACGAGGTCAAGGATCGGCTCGATCAGAGCGCCTACGGCCTTTCCGGCGGTCAGCAACAGCGTCTCTGCATTGCCCGGGCGATTGCCGTGAAACCCCAAGTGCTGTTGATGGATGAACCTTGTTCGGCTCTAGACCCCATCGCGACGGCACGTGTGGAGGATCTGTTTCACCAGCTTAAGGAGAAATACACGTTGGTCATTGTCACACACAACATGCAGCAGGCGATGCGCACGGCAGACTACACGGCCCTATTTTACCTGGGAAAGCTGGTGGAGTATGATGAAACCATGCACCTCTTTGAAAACCCCAAAGAGAAACTGACCGACGACTATGTGCGCGGCCGGTTCGGCTGA
- a CDS encoding GAF domain-containing protein, with amino-acid sequence MTTPPRSDRQQALKALSTELARLAGQTADEADLHRAILHQLVQATDALGGAVWLVAQRRGQDLSLRLAAAAELEPAAGAPETEQRQQTQRAATEVILSAQPLVLMPSPADQGPVTPGVLVNLGPHAIIGAPLRSGDDLLGSVQLWFPAQRDPKGLAEIALMVQALLADLGPRLRSRQMRELGALSQRQQRLLQMASDLAGVLDAEMGGRLAAAHAREMLGINRVSLLVQEGDRWRIIAISGQESVDKRSRIVSQMLAFTQRHFHDTAWVVLASDDVTHFQDTPMQSAALVPLRDGAEGVRLGTLLCESTDPHSFGSAGAPVESRPPSLVLAQWLADLTGRSLRAALVHQAIPFHRRLLQLGRWRQDVSATRKRRWLVKTLALTLLIGIAALWPLRVRVEADCTLLPLKRALVTAEAPGRIEEVLVHEGDRVTPGQIIARLDTRRLQSDLEAAVQTRKRLEAEATRQRGQGKEALARMATLEAQAQAEMEKRFRLEISLAELRAPLAGIVMTRDVHLKTGSFLQAADTFAEIASVDSWDLRLQVEEADISALEEALAEGQTLPVDYLLYTQSAHELHAAITQAQQISPALQPGPHGGLFSITLPQVKIPSSLEPLIRPGLTGRAKIDLHRRPAAAVLFRRFTRWLRMRWWL; translated from the coding sequence ATGACTACCCCGCCCCGCTCTGATCGCCAACAAGCCCTGAAAGCTCTCTCAACAGAGCTTGCACGCCTGGCGGGACAGACGGCGGATGAAGCGGATTTACACCGCGCCATCTTGCATCAATTGGTACAAGCCACTGATGCTCTGGGGGGCGCGGTTTGGCTCGTCGCTCAACGCCGCGGCCAAGATCTCAGTCTCCGCCTGGCTGCCGCTGCGGAATTGGAACCCGCAGCCGGTGCACCTGAAACCGAGCAACGTCAGCAAACTCAACGTGCTGCTACGGAGGTCATCCTCTCTGCCCAGCCCCTGGTGCTCATGCCGAGCCCAGCGGATCAAGGTCCGGTGACGCCCGGGGTCCTCGTGAATCTAGGTCCTCATGCCATCATTGGTGCCCCTTTGCGCAGTGGCGATGATCTGCTCGGCAGTGTGCAGCTCTGGTTCCCTGCGCAGCGTGATCCCAAGGGCCTCGCCGAGATCGCCCTCATGGTGCAGGCTTTACTTGCCGATCTCGGACCACGCTTGCGCTCCCGCCAGATGCGCGAGTTGGGAGCTCTCAGCCAGCGTCAGCAGCGGCTGCTCCAGATGGCTTCAGATCTCGCGGGGGTGCTGGATGCAGAGATGGGAGGACGCCTCGCCGCTGCCCATGCTCGGGAGATGCTGGGCATCAACCGGGTGAGCCTTTTAGTACAAGAGGGGGACCGCTGGCGGATCATCGCCATCTCGGGCCAAGAGTCGGTGGACAAGCGTAGCCGCATCGTCAGTCAGATGCTGGCCTTTACCCAGCGTCATTTTCACGACACCGCGTGGGTGGTGCTTGCAAGCGATGACGTTACCCATTTTCAAGACACGCCCATGCAATCCGCTGCGCTGGTGCCGCTGCGGGATGGTGCCGAGGGAGTGCGCCTAGGCACGCTGCTGTGCGAGAGTACGGATCCCCACAGTTTCGGCTCAGCAGGTGCTCCAGTGGAGTCCCGTCCGCCCTCTCTGGTGCTCGCTCAGTGGTTGGCGGATCTCACCGGACGGTCGCTGAGAGCCGCGTTGGTGCACCAGGCCATTCCTTTTCATCGGCGTCTGCTCCAGCTCGGGCGCTGGCGTCAGGACGTCTCTGCCACGCGCAAACGCCGCTGGCTGGTGAAGACGCTTGCTCTTACGCTACTCATTGGGATTGCAGCTCTCTGGCCCCTACGGGTGCGCGTGGAGGCAGATTGCACCCTACTCCCACTGAAGCGTGCCCTCGTCACGGCAGAGGCACCAGGACGCATTGAGGAAGTCCTCGTGCATGAGGGCGACCGAGTCACGCCAGGGCAAATCATCGCTCGCCTGGATACCCGCCGCCTACAAAGCGATCTGGAAGCGGCTGTGCAAACCCGTAAACGCCTTGAAGCCGAAGCCACACGCCAGCGTGGCCAAGGCAAAGAAGCGCTCGCGCGCATGGCTACCCTGGAAGCTCAAGCGCAAGCGGAGATGGAGAAACGGTTTCGCCTGGAAATCTCCCTCGCTGAGCTACGTGCCCCGCTGGCAGGCATTGTCATGACGCGAGACGTTCATTTAAAAACCGGCAGTTTTCTTCAAGCAGCCGACACCTTTGCTGAGATCGCCAGTGTGGACAGCTGGGACCTGCGGCTGCAAGTGGAGGAAGCGGACATCAGCGCCCTTGAGGAGGCGCTCGCAGAAGGGCAGACCCTACCCGTGGATTACCTGCTCTACACCCAGAGTGCACATGAACTGCACGCTGCCATTACTCAAGCTCAGCAGATTAGCCCTGCCCTCCAGCCTGGCCCTCACGGCGGACTCTTCAGCATCACTCTACCTCAGGTGAAAATTCCTTCGTCGTTGGAACCCCTCATACGACCCGGCTTAACAGGACGCGCGAAGATAGACCTCCATCGTCGTCCGGCCGCCGCAGTCCTGTTCCGGCGTTTTACCCGCTGGCTACGCATGCGCTGGTGGCTATAG
- a CDS encoding PstS family phosphate ABC transporter substrate-binding protein encodes MKIPSFLTLILSFSALAHSAEVDPAIPEYKQVSGVSGNLISIGSDTLNNLMTLWAEGFKAKYPNVNIQIEGKGSATAPPALIAGTSQLGPMSREMKQEELDAFEKKFGYKPTEIKVAVDALAVFAHKDNTIKGLTLSQIDGIFSSTRKLGAPADITEWGQLGVDAWKGRAISLFGRNSASGTYGFFKEHALGKGDFKSSVKEQPGSSAVVQGVSTDEFALGYSGIGYVTSGVRALPIGETAESLAEPTYENCLSGEYPLARFLLIYINKKPGQPLDSLTSEFVKFIQSKDGQQVVVKDGYYPIPVEVLEETQATLAQ; translated from the coding sequence ATGAAGATTCCTTCATTTCTCACCCTCATTCTCAGCTTCTCAGCTCTCGCCCACTCGGCTGAGGTGGATCCTGCCATCCCTGAATACAAGCAGGTGAGTGGTGTTTCAGGAAACCTCATCTCCATCGGTTCCGATACTCTTAATAACCTAATGACCCTGTGGGCTGAGGGTTTTAAAGCGAAGTATCCGAATGTGAACATCCAGATCGAGGGGAAAGGCTCTGCGACGGCACCTCCAGCCCTGATCGCCGGCACCAGCCAACTCGGGCCAATGAGCCGTGAGATGAAGCAGGAAGAGCTGGACGCCTTTGAAAAGAAATTTGGCTACAAGCCCACTGAGATCAAAGTGGCTGTGGACGCCTTGGCCGTCTTTGCTCACAAGGACAACACCATCAAGGGTCTGACCCTTTCCCAGATCGACGGCATCTTTTCCTCCACCCGCAAGCTGGGCGCTCCTGCCGACATCACTGAGTGGGGTCAACTGGGCGTGGATGCCTGGAAGGGCCGTGCCATCTCCCTCTTCGGTCGTAACAGTGCCTCCGGCACCTACGGCTTCTTCAAAGAACATGCTCTCGGTAAAGGTGACTTCAAGAGCAGTGTGAAAGAGCAGCCTGGTTCCTCGGCTGTGGTCCAGGGGGTGAGCACGGATGAATTTGCGCTGGGTTACTCGGGCATCGGTTACGTCACCTCGGGTGTGCGTGCTCTCCCGATCGGTGAAACTGCCGAAAGCTTGGCCGAGCCGACCTATGAGAATTGCCTCAGCGGTGAATATCCCCTGGCCCGTTTCCTTTTGATCTACATCAACAAGAAGCCCGGCCAGCCTCTGGATAGCCTCACCAGTGAGTTTGTGAAGTTCATCCAGAGCAAAGATGGACAGCAGGTGGTAGTGAAGGATGGTTACTATCCGATTCCTGTCGAAGTGCTGGAAGAAACCCAGGCCACACTGGCTCAGTAA
- a CDS encoding OsmC family protein produces the protein MAVSITVDYLGGLRCQATHGPSQTQIITDAPVDNHGKGESFSPTDLVATALAACMATVMNIKAQQKGYDITGMKVSVEKHMSADSPRRIVQLPITIEIPLPEDHPDRKVLEATALACPVHQSLHPDIEKPVTFVWNG, from the coding sequence ATGGCTGTTTCCATCACTGTCGATTACCTCGGTGGCCTGCGTTGCCAAGCCACGCATGGTCCTTCCCAGACTCAAATCATCACCGATGCCCCCGTGGATAACCACGGCAAAGGCGAATCCTTTTCTCCCACGGATCTCGTGGCCACAGCTCTGGCGGCTTGTATGGCGACGGTGATGAACATTAAGGCCCAGCAAAAAGGCTATGACATCACAGGCATGAAGGTGAGCGTGGAGAAGCACATGAGCGCTGACTCCCCGCGTCGCATCGTGCAACTTCCGATTACGATCGAGATCCCTCTGCCTGAGGACCATCCTGACCGCAAAGTGCTGGAAGCCACCGCACTTGCCTGCCCCGTTCATCAGAGCCTGCACCCTGATATCGAGAAGCCCGTGACGTTTGTGTGGAACGGTTAA
- a CDS encoding 6-bladed beta-propeller yields MRHPFFSLFSILALSSTALADVAYEFAPNFITPPAGKETIGNGHGEIACDSAGNFYVSVQGPENKDAGVQVYGPDGKFIKALPLPNSLHGFVIREDEGHEYLFGAVLGEARVIKAKLDSSIVMEIPTSAFPADKAGPKGLKLTNCDVAPNGDIYVVDGYGIDWIFVFDRAGKFKKVFGGRGEPLKLSNTHKIFIDRRYEPARILACDRGNNRILHLDLEGNLISVYAEEGLRRPSSASFHGDLVCIAEIAGRVSVWDKEGKQVASLGVNDTAGQTNTPKVEPKDWQQGTVTSPHGITFDNAGNILETEWNLFGRVLRWNKK; encoded by the coding sequence ATGAGACATCCTTTTTTCTCCCTTTTCAGCATCTTGGCTTTGAGCAGCACGGCTTTGGCTGACGTGGCTTATGAGTTCGCCCCCAATTTTATCACGCCACCGGCAGGCAAGGAAACCATCGGCAATGGTCACGGTGAGATTGCTTGCGACAGTGCGGGCAACTTCTATGTGAGCGTCCAAGGACCCGAAAATAAGGACGCAGGTGTGCAAGTCTATGGTCCGGATGGCAAGTTCATCAAGGCACTGCCTCTCCCCAACTCTCTGCATGGTTTTGTGATTCGTGAGGATGAAGGCCACGAATACCTCTTCGGCGCAGTGCTGGGTGAGGCGCGTGTGATCAAGGCCAAGCTCGATAGCAGCATCGTGATGGAGATCCCCACCAGCGCTTTTCCCGCCGATAAAGCGGGCCCGAAAGGCCTGAAGCTGACCAACTGTGACGTGGCTCCGAATGGCGACATCTACGTGGTGGATGGCTATGGCATTGATTGGATCTTCGTCTTTGATCGAGCCGGCAAGTTCAAGAAAGTCTTCGGAGGCCGAGGCGAGCCCCTGAAGCTGAGCAACACGCACAAGATCTTCATTGATCGTCGCTATGAACCCGCCCGCATCTTAGCCTGCGACCGTGGCAACAACCGCATCCTGCACCTGGACTTGGAGGGCAATCTGATCAGCGTTTATGCCGAAGAAGGTCTGCGTCGTCCGAGCAGCGCTTCCTTCCATGGTGACCTCGTTTGCATCGCGGAGATCGCAGGTCGGGTGAGCGTGTGGGATAAGGAAGGCAAGCAGGTAGCCTCCCTCGGGGTCAATGACACCGCTGGCCAGACCAATACCCCCAAGGTGGAGCCCAAGGATTGGCAGCAGGGCACCGTCACCTCCCCCCACGGCATTACCTTTGACAACGCAGGCAACATTCTGGAGACAGAATGGAATCTCTTCGGTCGCGTGCTGCGCTGGAATAAGAAATGA